In Polynucleobacter arcticus, the following proteins share a genomic window:
- a CDS encoding ribonuclease E/G has product MKRMLFNATQQEELRVAIVDGQKLIDIDIEAAGREQRKGNIYKGVITRIEPSLEACFVNYGEERHGFLPFKEVARTYFKEGVDVRNASIKEALREGQEIIVQVEKEERGQKGAALTSFVSLAGRYLVLMPNNPRGGGVSRRIEGEDRQELREAMSQLEVPDGMSIIARTAGIGRDATELQWDLSYLMQLWTAIDEAAKGNSAPLLIYLESSLVIRAIRDYFQPDIGEILIDTDDIYEQAAAFMSVVMPDNLPRVKRYQDDVPLFSRFQIEHQIETAYSRTVPLPSGGAIVIDHTEALVSVDVNSARATRGSDIEETATRTNLEAADEIARQARLRDLGGLIVIDFIDMESSKAQKDVENRLRDALRHDRARVQMGKISKFGLMEMSRQRLRPALSEGSHVTCPRCNGTGHIRDTESSALQVLRIIQEEAMKENTAAIHTQVPVEVAAFLLNEKRAEVIKIESRFKVNVLMVPNKHLETPHYKLERLRHDDPRLDDQKASYVMAEEAARELETDTAVSRKDAEVKARPEAAVKGITPNAPAPASQPRPARVEKTATATETASTGGFFGFIKNLFSSSPAPEEKPAPSAPRGRNQNNRNGNGGGNNRNRGRRGERSDRGERPAEGTAVSTESGSTPREAAAGRGRQDGRNRNGNRNQNNQNPKPENQAAVTPATEAAPGVEAAPSVDGEERRGRGRNRRGRGRGQRGERTESNDDVANTSVVAVATAFSGPPVGMGGASASMPIQNITQSFGNAVTATPTASKEAKERAPREPREPREQRAPRQSNRPSANTASVPAPQVTAAPAPAIEVIAKPMPELPKVAFQALEETPLHSVVQSAGMVWVATDSSKHQEAQSQIKAEPEIMPMGRTPKAPVSLQNGPMVLVETGGQEKTV; this is encoded by the coding sequence ATGAAACGCATGTTATTCAATGCAACTCAACAAGAAGAGTTGCGAGTTGCCATCGTCGATGGTCAAAAACTCATTGATATTGATATCGAAGCTGCCGGTCGTGAACAACGCAAAGGCAACATTTACAAAGGTGTGATTACTCGTATTGAGCCATCGCTCGAGGCTTGCTTTGTAAATTATGGTGAAGAACGCCATGGCTTCTTGCCGTTTAAAGAGGTTGCCCGCACCTATTTTAAAGAAGGTGTTGATGTCCGTAATGCCTCTATTAAGGAAGCGCTACGCGAAGGCCAAGAAATCATTGTTCAGGTAGAAAAAGAAGAGCGTGGCCAAAAAGGTGCCGCCCTGACCTCCTTTGTATCTCTGGCAGGTCGCTATTTAGTATTAATGCCAAATAACCCACGCGGAGGTGGTGTTTCACGTCGAATTGAAGGCGAAGATCGTCAAGAACTCCGTGAAGCAATGTCTCAATTAGAAGTACCTGATGGCATGAGCATCATTGCTCGTACAGCTGGTATTGGCCGTGACGCTACTGAATTGCAATGGGACTTAAGTTACCTTATGCAGTTGTGGACAGCGATTGATGAGGCCGCTAAAGGCAATTCAGCGCCACTATTGATCTACCTCGAATCGAGCTTAGTAATTCGCGCAATCCGCGATTACTTCCAGCCAGATATTGGCGAAATCCTCATTGATACCGATGACATCTACGAGCAAGCTGCTGCGTTCATGTCGGTAGTCATGCCGGATAACCTGCCAAGAGTGAAGCGTTATCAGGACGATGTGCCATTGTTCTCCCGCTTCCAAATTGAACATCAAATTGAAACAGCGTACTCACGCACCGTGCCACTACCTTCTGGCGGCGCGATCGTGATTGACCACACTGAAGCTTTGGTTTCAGTAGACGTGAACTCAGCACGTGCAACGCGTGGCTCTGATATTGAAGAGACCGCCACCCGCACCAACTTAGAAGCTGCTGATGAAATCGCGCGCCAAGCACGTTTACGTGACTTAGGCGGCCTCATCGTCATCGACTTTATTGATATGGAATCGAGCAAGGCTCAGAAGGATGTTGAGAATCGCTTACGCGATGCACTCCGTCATGACCGTGCACGCGTTCAAATGGGCAAGATTTCCAAGTTTGGCTTAATGGAAATGTCGCGCCAGCGTTTGCGCCCTGCTCTGTCTGAAGGTAGCCATGTGACCTGCCCGCGTTGTAACGGCACTGGTCATATCCGCGATACCGAATCATCTGCATTGCAAGTCTTACGCATCATCCAAGAAGAGGCAATGAAGGAAAACACTGCCGCTATTCATACGCAAGTTCCAGTTGAAGTGGCTGCCTTCTTGCTCAATGAGAAGCGTGCTGAAGTGATTAAGATTGAGTCCCGCTTCAAGGTAAATGTCTTAATGGTTCCGAACAAACACCTAGAGACACCACACTACAAACTTGAGCGTTTACGTCATGATGACCCACGTCTTGATGACCAAAAAGCCAGTTATGTCATGGCTGAAGAAGCTGCTCGTGAACTCGAGACAGATACCGCTGTTAGTCGCAAGGACGCAGAAGTAAAAGCGCGTCCAGAAGCTGCAGTGAAGGGCATTACACCTAATGCACCTGCACCGGCAAGCCAACCACGTCCTGCACGGGTTGAAAAGACTGCGACTGCAACTGAAACTGCCAGCACCGGTGGATTCTTTGGATTTATTAAGAACTTATTCTCCTCATCTCCAGCGCCAGAAGAAAAACCCGCTCCAAGCGCTCCACGTGGTCGCAATCAAAACAATCGCAATGGTAATGGCGGTGGTAATAACCGCAACCGCGGTCGTCGTGGTGAGCGTAGTGATCGTGGTGAACGTCCAGCTGAAGGTACAGCAGTAAGTACAGAGAGTGGAAGCACCCCACGCGAAGCTGCTGCTGGCCGAGGTCGTCAAGATGGCCGTAATCGTAACGGCAACCGTAATCAAAATAATCAAAACCCAAAACCAGAGAATCAAGCTGCGGTAACTCCGGCTACTGAAGCTGCGCCTGGCGTAGAAGCTGCGCCAAGTGTCGATGGCGAAGAGCGTCGTGGTCGTGGTCGCAATCGTCGTGGTCGTGGTCGTGGTCAACGTGGCGAGCGAACTGAGTCCAATGATGATGTTGCGAACACTTCTGTTGTTGCAGTAGCTACTGCATTTTCTGGCCCACCAGTGGGAATGGGTGGAGCATCGGCTTCTATGCCCATCCAAAACATCACACAGAGCTTTGGTAATGCTGTGACTGCTACTCCTACAGCGTCTAAGGAAGCAAAGGAAAGAGCACCACGCGAGCCAAGAGAGCCAAGAGAGCAACGTGCACCGCGTCAAAGTAATCGCCCATCAGCCAACACAGCTTCAGTACCTGCCCCGCAGGTTACAGCTGCTCCGGCACCAGCGATTGAAGTAATTGCTAAGCCCATGCCCGAGCTTCCGAAAGTAGCCTTTCAGGCACTAGAAGAGACGCCATTACATAGCGTGGTTCAGTCTGCTGGCATGGTCTGGGTAGCAACTGACTCTAGCAAACATCAAGAAGCACAATCGCAAATTAAGGCTGAGCCGGAAATTATGCCTATGGGTAGAACACCCAAGGCGCCGGTAAGTCTGCAAAATGGTCCCATGGTTTTAGTTGAAACCGGCGGCCAAGAAAAGACGGTATAA
- the moaA gene encoding GTP 3',8-cyclase MoaA, which yields MVEKVIPIRLDEGKGLSPSIPAQLIAANPLNKDTRGRPLRDLRISVTDRCNFRCTYCMPKEIFDKNYPYLSHDELLSFEEITRLTAIFASLGVEKIRLTGGEPLLRKNLEVLIEMLAKIKSATGQALDLTLTTNGSILRKKAVALKAAGLHRLTVSLDGLNDDIFKKMNDVDFPVTDVLDGIAAAQEAGFTNIKVNMVVKKGTNDQEIVAMAKHFKGTGVTLRFIEFMDVGSSNGWDMSQVLPSREVANRIHAVFPIEPIEANYPGEVAQRWRYVDGSGEIGFISSVTQTFCHECTRARISTDGQLYLCLFANTGFDFKTMLRAGKSDLEIANAVMMTWAGREDHYSEIRGSNTIDLKGIRKVEMSYIGG from the coding sequence ATGGTTGAAAAAGTCATCCCCATTCGTTTAGATGAAGGCAAAGGCCTTAGTCCGTCCATCCCAGCGCAACTGATTGCCGCCAACCCTTTAAATAAAGATACTCGCGGACGTCCTCTGCGCGATTTGCGCATCTCCGTAACGGATCGATGCAATTTCCGCTGCACCTACTGCATGCCGAAGGAAATCTTCGACAAGAACTATCCCTATCTCTCTCATGATGAATTACTTAGCTTTGAGGAGATCACGCGGTTAACCGCGATTTTTGCTTCGCTGGGTGTTGAAAAAATTCGCCTAACCGGTGGGGAGCCTTTGCTCCGCAAAAATCTTGAAGTACTCATCGAGATGCTGGCCAAGATTAAATCCGCAACAGGCCAAGCGCTAGATTTAACACTCACGACCAACGGTAGTATTTTGCGTAAGAAGGCAGTTGCATTAAAAGCAGCGGGCCTGCATCGTTTGACTGTGAGTCTTGATGGCTTAAATGATGACATCTTCAAAAAAATGAATGATGTTGATTTTCCGGTAACAGATGTACTTGATGGTATTGCTGCAGCTCAAGAAGCGGGCTTTACCAATATCAAAGTAAATATGGTCGTGAAGAAGGGTACAAACGACCAAGAGATTGTTGCGATGGCCAAGCATTTCAAAGGTACCGGCGTTACCCTACGTTTTATTGAATTCATGGATGTGGGGAGTTCCAACGGCTGGGATATGTCACAAGTTCTTCCATCCCGAGAAGTTGCCAATCGCATTCACGCTGTCTTTCCAATAGAACCGATTGAGGCGAACTATCCTGGCGAGGTTGCGCAACGCTGGCGCTATGTCGATGGCTCTGGCGAGATTGGCTTTATTTCAAGTGTTACTCAAACCTTCTGCCATGAGTGCACGCGCGCTCGAATTTCTACTGATGGTCAGCTCTATCTTTGCTTATTTGCGAATACAGGTTTTGACTTCAAAACAATGTTGCGCGCAGGAAAAAGTGATTTGGAGATTGCAAATGCAGTCATGATGACCTGGGCTGGACGCGAGGATCATTACTCAGAAATTCGGGGATCAAATACGATTGACCTCAAGGGGATCCGCAAAGTAGAAATGTCATACATCGGCGGCTAA